The following are encoded in a window of Novosphingobium sp. ZN18A2 genomic DNA:
- a CDS encoding molybdopterin molybdotransferase MoeA has product MEGRVRDAPRQPPLPLEEAQRRLLDLAPQLRMEHRAAEECAGFYLAEPLKAQRSQPARPVSAMDGYACRAADLPGPCRIVGESAAGHPFAGRVAPGEAVRISTGAVVPEGADSVLLQEDCTCEANHVRVTGEPPSPPHRHIRPAAMDFASDSEILPAGTRLGPAQIALAIAGGHHLLPVRAMPRVTVIDSGDELVAPGAACGVHQLPASNGPMLAAMASAYPAAVTRVGPVPDSIDAIVAALDTQPAADLVVTSGGASVGDHDLIRPALAEIGAELAFWRVAIKPGKPLLVARRGKQLILGLPGNPASAFVTGWLFMLPLLRKALGSAHPLPTTIPATLGAPMARGGSRMEFIRARWDGECVVPESLQDSGALSPLAHANALIVRKAGAPERPAGDVVPTYVLGLDGVT; this is encoded by the coding sequence ATGGAAGGCCGCGTGAGGGACGCGCCGCGCCAGCCGCCGCTTCCGCTGGAAGAAGCGCAGCGCCGCCTGCTGGACCTTGCGCCCCAATTGCGCATGGAACATCGCGCGGCAGAGGAATGCGCGGGGTTCTACCTTGCCGAACCGCTCAAGGCGCAGCGCAGCCAGCCTGCGCGCCCTGTTTCGGCAATGGACGGTTATGCCTGCCGCGCGGCCGACCTGCCGGGGCCATGCCGCATAGTCGGCGAAAGCGCGGCGGGGCATCCTTTTGCCGGACGGGTAGCCCCCGGCGAGGCGGTGCGCATCTCCACGGGTGCGGTCGTGCCCGAGGGAGCCGATTCCGTACTGTTGCAGGAAGACTGCACGTGCGAGGCAAACCACGTGCGGGTAACGGGTGAGCCGCCCTCGCCCCCGCACCGCCATATCCGCCCGGCGGCGATGGACTTTGCATCCGACAGCGAAATCCTGCCCGCCGGAACCCGGCTTGGCCCCGCGCAGATCGCGCTCGCCATCGCGGGCGGGCACCACCTGTTGCCCGTGCGTGCCATGCCGCGCGTAACCGTGATCGATTCGGGCGACGAACTGGTTGCGCCGGGGGCCGCGTGCGGGGTGCACCAGCTTCCCGCCAGCAACGGCCCAATGCTGGCCGCGATGGCTTCCGCCTATCCCGCCGCCGTTACCCGCGTCGGCCCGGTGCCGGACAGCATCGATGCCATCGTCGCCGCGCTCGACACGCAACCCGCGGCGGATCTTGTGGTGACGAGCGGCGGTGCATCGGTTGGCGATCATGACCTGATCCGCCCCGCGCTGGCCGAAATCGGCGCGGAACTGGCGTTCTGGCGCGTGGCGATAAAGCCGGGCAAGCCGCTGCTGGTGGCCCGCAGGGGCAAGCAGCTGATCCTGGGCTTGCCGGGCAATCCGGCGTCGGCCTTTGTCACCGGCTGGCTGTTCATGCTGCCTCTGTTGCGCAAGGCACTGGGAAGCGCCCACCCGCTACCCACCACCATTCCCGCCACGTTGGGCGCGCCGATGGCGCGTGGCGGAAGCCGGATGGAGTTCATCCGGGCACGCTGGGACGGCGAATGCGTGGTGCCCGAATCGCTTCAGGATTCGGGTGCGCTTTCCCCCCTTGCCCATGCCAACGCGCTGATCGTGCGCAAGGCCGGCGCGCCCGAACGCCCGGCGGGAGACGTAGTGCCAACATATGTCCTGGGGCTGGACGGGGTTACTTGA
- the lexA gene encoding transcriptional repressor LexA — MLTRKQHELLTFIQSKLEESGISPSFEEMKDALDLKSKSGVHRLISALEERGFIRRLPNRARALEVLKQPDAVAARPKAAAPAAANANTATGVVRGGQASRPAPANPAPANDVVEIPLHGRIAAGVPIEALEDSATLPVPAALLGSGEHYALEVSGDSMVEAGILDGDYALVRRTDTARDGEIVVALVRGEEATLKYLRREDGLVRLDPANAAYEPQIYRPDEVQVQGRLAGLLRRYH, encoded by the coding sequence ATGCTGACCCGCAAGCAGCACGAACTGCTGACTTTCATCCAGTCGAAGCTCGAGGAATCGGGCATTTCCCCGTCTTTCGAGGAAATGAAGGACGCGCTGGACCTCAAATCGAAGTCGGGCGTGCACCGGCTGATTTCCGCGCTGGAAGAACGCGGCTTCATCCGCCGCCTGCCAAACCGGGCAAGGGCGCTGGAAGTGCTCAAGCAGCCCGATGCGGTCGCCGCCCGTCCCAAGGCTGCGGCGCCCGCTGCGGCCAATGCGAACACGGCAACCGGCGTGGTGCGCGGCGGACAGGCATCGCGGCCTGCTCCTGCCAATCCGGCCCCTGCCAACGACGTGGTGGAAATCCCGCTGCACGGCCGCATCGCGGCGGGCGTCCCGATCGAGGCGCTGGAAGATAGCGCGACCCTACCCGTCCCCGCCGCCCTGCTTGGCTCGGGCGAACATTATGCGCTTGAGGTTTCGGGCGATTCGATGGTGGAAGCCGGCATCCTTGACGGCGACTATGCGCTTGTCCGCCGCACCGACACGGCCCGCGATGGCGAAATCGTGGTGGCGCTGGTGCGTGGAGAGGAAGCGACGCTGAAATACCTTCGCCGCGAAGACGGGCTTGTGCGCCTCGATCCGGCAAACGCTGCTTACGAACCGCAAATCTACCGACCGGACGAAGTGCAGGTGCAGGGCCGTCTGGCGGGGCTGTTGCGCCGCTATCACTAA
- a CDS encoding ComEC/Rec2 family competence protein: MAPGKAAAAPLGDIAGTARHWDRFPRLSSVCRTAEKFLAAHPFERGPWLAVAFACGIAAWFVLPGWPEWTVLIAGCAACAVLAGAMLACEGALAGKYPVLLGATMGLAVMAAAGCATIWTKSALAGVQPLPGRMVTTVLGRIVDRQVQPAHERVRLVLDARIDGVDRAARVRINLLQKLDAPDYREGAVIRVKARLMPPAGPMLPGAYDFARTAWFRGWAATGSALGRPTLVKSSRGGGTMRALQHALSRHVRAHLGGTPGAIAAAFASGDRGGIRKADEDAMRDAGLTHLLSISGLHVSAVIAAAYFLTVRLLALWPALALRVRLPLVAAGAGAVTGIFYTLLTGAQVPTVRSCIGAVLVLGALALGRDPLSMRLVAAAALFVMAFWPEAVAGPSFQLSFAAVIAIVALHSSAPMKAFAAPREEGPVRRLARGAAVLLATGVVIELVLMPIGLFHFHRAGVYGALANVIAIPLTTFVSMPLIAVALVLDLAHIGAPVWWLAGQSLDLLIAIARFTASRPGAVTLMPAMGGAAFALFVGGGLWLALWSGRVRLAGLVPIGLGVAGLAFVKPPDVLVTGDGRNVAIAGAGHDLFILREGRSSYTRDNLKEMAGRAGEPAPVAGSPGARCSPDFCSVTIRRGGRNWHLLMARSRYRVDALALAAACERADIVIADRWLPSSCRPRWIKADRRFLERAGGLSIDLESRRVTSVASQQGRHGWERLGGQRTYIKRPTTRPAPTATDVKPASANVP, encoded by the coding sequence ATGGCGCCCGGTAAAGCAGCCGCCGCACCCTTGGGCGACATTGCCGGGACGGCGCGGCATTGGGACAGATTTCCCCGATTGTCCAGCGTTTGCCGCACTGCGGAAAAGTTTCTGGCCGCCCATCCGTTCGAACGCGGCCCCTGGCTGGCCGTTGCTTTCGCATGCGGGATTGCCGCGTGGTTTGTTCTTCCCGGATGGCCGGAATGGACCGTGCTTATCGCCGGTTGCGCGGCCTGCGCTGTGTTGGCGGGTGCGATGCTGGCTTGCGAGGGCGCCCTGGCGGGCAAATACCCGGTGCTGCTTGGCGCGACCATGGGCCTTGCCGTGATGGCGGCGGCAGGCTGCGCGACGATCTGGACGAAGTCCGCGCTTGCCGGAGTCCAACCGTTGCCCGGACGAATGGTGACCACGGTTCTGGGGCGCATCGTGGACCGGCAAGTGCAGCCCGCGCATGAGCGTGTGCGGCTTGTACTCGATGCCCGGATCGACGGCGTTGACCGGGCGGCAAGGGTGCGGATCAACCTGCTGCAGAAGTTGGATGCGCCGGATTACAGGGAAGGCGCGGTAATCCGCGTAAAGGCGCGGCTGATGCCGCCGGCGGGGCCGATGCTTCCAGGGGCTTACGATTTCGCGCGCACGGCGTGGTTTCGCGGGTGGGCGGCGACGGGCAGCGCGCTGGGCAGGCCGACCCTTGTCAAGTCCTCGCGCGGCGGCGGCACGATGCGCGCATTGCAACACGCGCTGTCGCGCCATGTGCGCGCGCATCTTGGCGGAACGCCGGGGGCGATCGCGGCGGCCTTCGCCAGTGGCGACCGGGGCGGAATCCGCAAGGCGGACGAAGACGCGATGCGCGATGCGGGGCTTACGCATCTTCTGTCGATCAGCGGGCTGCACGTCAGCGCGGTGATTGCCGCCGCCTATTTCCTCACCGTCCGGCTGCTCGCGCTTTGGCCCGCATTGGCGCTGCGCGTGCGGTTGCCACTCGTCGCAGCGGGGGCGGGGGCGGTGACGGGTATTTTCTATACCTTGCTGACCGGCGCGCAGGTTCCGACGGTGCGTTCGTGCATCGGTGCGGTGCTGGTGCTGGGGGCGCTGGCGCTGGGGCGCGATCCGCTGTCCATGCGGCTGGTAGCGGCGGCCGCGCTGTTCGTCATGGCGTTCTGGCCCGAGGCGGTGGCCGGTCCCAGCTTCCAGTTGAGCTTCGCGGCGGTCATCGCGATCGTTGCGCTTCATTCCTCCGCGCCGATGAAGGCGTTCGCCGCGCCGCGAGAGGAAGGTCCGGTTCGGCGCCTTGCGCGTGGCGCGGCCGTTCTTCTGGCAACCGGCGTCGTGATCGAACTGGTCCTTATGCCCATCGGCCTGTTCCACTTTCATCGTGCCGGCGTCTATGGCGCGCTGGCCAACGTAATCGCCATCCCGCTGACGACCTTCGTTTCGATGCCGCTGATCGCAGTCGCGCTTGTGCTCGACCTTGCGCATATCGGCGCGCCTGTGTGGTGGCTGGCGGGCCAATCGCTCGACCTCCTGATCGCCATCGCCCGTTTCACCGCGAGTCGTCCGGGCGCTGTCACGCTGATGCCCGCGATGGGGGGCGCTGCGTTTGCGCTTTTCGTGGGCGGCGGACTGTGGCTGGCACTGTGGAGCGGCAGGGTCCGCCTGGCCGGGCTGGTTCCGATCGGACTGGGCGTGGCGGGTCTTGCCTTCGTGAAACCACCCGATGTCCTTGTGACGGGTGACGGTCGCAATGTCGCGATTGCCGGCGCGGGGCACGATCTGTTCATCCTGCGCGAGGGGCGAAGCAGCTATACGCGCGACAACCTGAAAGAAATGGCTGGCAGGGCGGGAGAGCCTGCACCGGTGGCCGGATCGCCGGGCGCGCGCTGCAGTCCCGATTTCTGCAGCGTCACGATTCGGCGCGGCGGCAGGAACTGGCACCTGCTGATGGCGCGCAGCCGTTACAGGGTGGATGCACTGGCATTGGCCGCTGCTTGCGAACGGGCAGATATCGTCATCGCCGATCGCTGGCTTCCGTCAAGCTGCCGTCCGCGCTGGATCAAGGCGGACAGACGCTTCCTCGAACGGGCGGGCGGGCTTTCCATCGATCTGGAAAGCCGGCGCGTCACCAGCGTTGCAAGCCAGCAGGGACGACACGGATGGGAACGCCTTGGCGGGCAACGAACCTACATCAAACGCCCGACCACGCGGCCGGCACCCACCGCGACGGACGTCAAACCGGCCAGCGCGAACGTGCCTTAG
- the gltX gene encoding glutamate--tRNA ligase encodes MASANATDSAATGKTPVVTRFAPSPTGFLHIGGARTALFNWLFARHHGGKYLLRIEDTDRARSTEPAIAAIFDGLNWLGLGGDEEPVFQFARSDRHAQVAQQLLDAGQAYRCYLTPEELKARREKAQAERRPFRIESEWRDADPATWPEGAPYVVRIKAPREGETSINDQVQGRVSVSNAEIDDFVILRSDGTPTYMLAVVVDDRDMGVTHVIRGDDHLNNAFRQLVILRAMDAIEGGWPDPVYAHVPLIHGADGAKLSKRHGALGVDTYRDELGILPEALFNYLLRLGWGHGDDEIIAREKAVEWFDIAHVGKSPSRFDLKKLQNLNGHYIREADDARLAGLVAPLLAEKSSGFDEARDTALLQRAMPVLKPRAADLHELAAGAGFLFASRPLSLDEKAAKLLGDEQRALLASISARLEAENDWTTERLEATVKAMAEELGLGLGKLAQPLRAALTGQATSPGIFDVLFLLGKDESLARIRDQAA; translated from the coding sequence ATGGCAAGCGCTAACGCAACCGATTCAGCAGCAACGGGAAAAACCCCGGTCGTAACCCGCTTCGCCCCCTCGCCCACGGGGTTCCTTCACATCGGCGGTGCACGCACTGCGCTGTTCAACTGGCTGTTCGCGCGCCATCACGGCGGCAAGTACCTGCTGCGGATCGAGGATACCGACCGCGCCCGATCCACCGAACCGGCCATTGCCGCCATTTTCGACGGATTGAACTGGCTCGGCCTTGGCGGAGACGAAGAGCCGGTGTTCCAGTTCGCCCGGTCGGACCGTCATGCCCAAGTCGCGCAACAGCTGCTGGACGCGGGCCAGGCATACCGCTGCTATCTGACACCCGAAGAATTGAAGGCTCGGCGCGAAAAGGCGCAGGCCGAGCGCCGCCCGTTCCGCATAGAAAGCGAATGGCGCGATGCCGATCCGGCCACCTGGCCCGAAGGCGCGCCCTATGTCGTGCGGATCAAGGCCCCGCGTGAGGGCGAAACAAGTATCAACGATCAGGTGCAGGGCCGCGTCAGCGTGTCCAATGCCGAGATCGACGACTTCGTGATCCTGCGCTCGGACGGTACGCCGACCTATATGCTGGCCGTCGTGGTGGACGACCGCGACATGGGCGTAACGCACGTGATCCGGGGGGACGACCACCTGAACAATGCGTTCCGCCAGCTGGTTATCCTGCGCGCGATGGACGCGATCGAAGGTGGCTGGCCCGATCCGGTCTATGCCCACGTGCCGCTGATCCACGGGGCCGACGGCGCGAAACTGTCCAAGCGGCACGGGGCGCTGGGCGTCGATACCTATCGCGACGAACTGGGCATCCTTCCCGAAGCGCTGTTCAATTACCTCCTCCGGCTTGGCTGGGGCCACGGCGACGACGAGATCATCGCGCGCGAAAAGGCGGTCGAATGGTTCGATATCGCCCATGTGGGCAAAAGCCCGTCGCGTTTCGATCTCAAGAAGCTGCAGAACCTCAATGGCCACTATATCCGCGAAGCGGACGATGCGCGCCTTGCCGGGCTCGTCGCACCGCTTCTGGCCGAAAAGTCGTCCGGTTTCGACGAAGCGCGCGACACGGCCCTGCTACAACGCGCGATGCCCGTGCTGAAGCCGCGCGCGGCCGACCTGCACGAGCTGGCTGCCGGCGCGGGCTTCCTTTTCGCTTCTCGCCCGCTCTCTCTGGACGAGAAGGCCGCGAAGCTGCTCGGTGATGAACAAAGGGCGCTTTTGGCCAGCATTTCCGCCCGTCTCGAAGCGGAAAATGACTGGACAACCGAAAGGCTGGAAGCCACTGTCAAGGCTATGGCAGAAGAGCTCGGGCTGGGCCTGGGCAAACTGGCCCAACCACTTCGCGCGGCGCTGACGGGGCAGGCGACCTCGCCCGGAATTTTCGACGTGCTGTTCCTGCTTGGCAAGGACGAATCGCTGGCGCGGATACGCGACCAGGCGGCTTGA
- a CDS encoding citrate synthase: MGDKTATLNADGKGYDMPVLSGTLGPDVVDIRKLYGQSHMFTYDPGFTSTASCESGLTYIDGEDGVLLHRGYPIGQLAEHSSFTEVAYLMLNGELPSKDELDTFNYTITRHTMLHEQLMTFYRGFRRDAHPMAVMCGVVGALSAFYHDSTDISDPVQRRIASHRLIAKMPTIAAMAYKYAVGQPFLYPDNSLSYTGNFLRMTFGVPAEPYEIHPAVERAMDRIFILHADHEQNASTSTVRLAGSSGANPFACIAAGIACLWGPAHGGANEAALNMLHEIGTPDKIPHYIERAKDKNDPFRLMGFGHRVYKNYDPRATVMQKTVREVFQALNVTDPVFETALRLEEIALSDPYFVEKKLFPNVDFYSGIILSAIGFPTTMFTALFALARTVGWVAQWNEMISDPGQKIGRPRQLYTGPTQRDYVPVDKR; encoded by the coding sequence ATGGGTGACAAAACAGCGACACTCAACGCGGACGGCAAAGGCTATGACATGCCGGTATTGAGCGGCACGTTGGGGCCGGACGTGGTCGACATCCGCAAGCTTTACGGCCAGTCGCACATGTTCACCTATGACCCCGGCTTCACATCGACCGCGAGCTGCGAAAGCGGGCTGACCTATATCGATGGCGAAGACGGCGTGCTGCTGCATCGCGGCTATCCGATCGGGCAGTTGGCGGAACATTCCAGCTTCACCGAAGTCGCCTACCTGATGCTGAATGGCGAATTGCCCAGCAAGGACGAGCTCGACACTTTCAACTACACGATCACGCGGCACACGATGCTGCACGAGCAGTTGATGACGTTCTATCGCGGTTTCCGCCGCGATGCGCACCCGATGGCGGTGATGTGCGGCGTGGTTGGCGCGCTGTCGGCCTTCTATCACGACAGCACGGACATTTCGGACCCGGTGCAGCGCCGTATCGCCAGCCACCGCCTGATCGCCAAGATGCCGACGATCGCGGCGATGGCCTATAAATACGCGGTAGGGCAGCCGTTCCTCTATCCGGACAACTCGCTCAGCTACACGGGCAACTTCCTGCGGATGACGTTCGGTGTGCCGGCGGAGCCCTATGAAATCCATCCGGCGGTCGAACGCGCGATGGATCGCATCTTCATCCTGCATGCCGACCACGAACAGAACGCCTCGACCTCTACCGTGCGGCTTGCCGGCTCGTCCGGCGCGAACCCGTTCGCGTGCATCGCGGCGGGCATCGCCTGCCTGTGGGGCCCCGCGCATGGCGGCGCCAACGAAGCGGCGCTCAACATGCTCCACGAGATCGGCACGCCCGACAAGATTCCCCACTATATCGAGCGGGCGAAGGACAAGAACGATCCGTTCCGCCTGATGGGTTTCGGCCACCGCGTGTACAAGAACTATGACCCGCGGGCGACGGTGATGCAGAAGACCGTGCGCGAGGTGTTCCAGGCGCTCAACGTGACCGATCCGGTGTTCGAAACCGCGCTTCGCCTTGAAGAAATCGCCCTGTCGGACCCCTACTTCGTCGAGAAGAAGCTGTTCCCGAACGTCGATTTCTATTCGGGCATCATCCTTTCCGCGATCGGATTCCCGACCACGATGTTCACTGCGCTGTTCGCCCTTGCCCGCACCGTGGGCTGGGTTGCCCAGTGGAACGAAATGATTTCCGACCCCGGCCAGAAGATCGGCCGCCCGCGCCAGCTTTACACCGGCCCGACGCAGCGCGACTACGTGCCCGTAGACAAGCGCTGA
- a CDS encoding HAMP domain-containing sensor histidine kinase, with protein sequence MSSAASTGTAGPLRARCDDRDRLVEADEAIAALQRRCGGVIPGVIAVPALLGLVRKARRQHMRLSRSLTVDDDGQPISLWARVEPFGDGTIVEIGQWQASPGVPEGLAPLSDEALLGQIAGLTARLDEDQAIVFAQARDERLHTLANEMNAGRGRRWTTFVRLEGGMDRDGLHWRLLDGAGVLLRGGKAEWQVRFSPLKAGGLDMFLLPLAIDSLPGNDAKLNEGAEGGYNALLARELGPALVQPINRIIANAETIRTRLAGPLADAYGSYAGDIAEAGRHLLGLVEDLADLEAIESADFSTAPDHIDLADCARRAAGILSVRAAERAIVLAVPPEEPQVPAVGEDRRVLQVLLNLISNAIRYSPEETTVTIRCGITDGRAWVAVEDEGEGLTPDQADRVFEKFERLGRSGDGGSGLGLYISRRLARAMDGDLMVERAESGGARFVLTLPARD encoded by the coding sequence ATGAGCAGCGCCGCTTCGACCGGGACGGCCGGACCGCTGCGGGCCCGCTGCGACGACCGCGACCGGCTGGTCGAGGCGGACGAGGCCATTGCCGCGCTCCAGCGGCGATGTGGCGGGGTTATTCCGGGCGTTATCGCGGTGCCTGCGTTGCTTGGCCTTGTGCGCAAGGCCCGGCGGCAGCACATGCGCCTGTCCCGCAGCCTGACCGTTGACGACGATGGCCAGCCCATTTCGCTTTGGGCGAGGGTAGAACCATTCGGTGATGGAACGATTGTGGAGATCGGCCAGTGGCAGGCCTCTCCGGGCGTCCCGGAGGGGTTGGCACCGCTGTCCGATGAGGCGCTGCTTGGCCAGATTGCCGGGCTGACCGCAAGACTGGATGAGGATCAGGCGATCGTCTTCGCGCAAGCGCGGGATGAACGGCTGCACACGCTGGCGAACGAGATGAACGCGGGGCGCGGGCGGCGCTGGACCACGTTTGTCCGCCTTGAAGGCGGCATGGACCGCGACGGGCTGCACTGGCGCCTGCTTGACGGGGCGGGCGTGCTGCTTCGCGGCGGAAAGGCCGAATGGCAGGTACGCTTCTCCCCACTGAAGGCGGGGGGCCTGGACATGTTCCTGCTGCCACTCGCCATCGACAGCCTGCCGGGCAACGATGCAAAGCTGAACGAGGGTGCGGAAGGCGGGTACAATGCCCTGCTTGCGCGCGAACTTGGGCCGGCGCTGGTCCAGCCCATCAATCGCATCATTGCCAATGCCGAAACGATCCGCACCCGTCTGGCGGGGCCTTTGGCGGATGCCTATGGCTCCTATGCCGGCGACATAGCCGAGGCGGGGCGCCACCTGCTGGGGCTGGTGGAAGACCTGGCCGATCTGGAAGCGATTGAATCGGCTGATTTTTCGACGGCTCCCGATCACATCGATCTGGCGGATTGCGCGCGCCGTGCCGCCGGCATCCTTTCGGTGCGCGCCGCGGAACGGGCCATCGTGCTGGCCGTTCCGCCGGAAGAACCGCAAGTGCCTGCGGTGGGGGAAGACCGGCGGGTTCTCCAGGTGCTGCTGAACCTTATCAGCAACGCGATCCGCTACAGTCCGGAAGAGACGACCGTCACGATCCGTTGCGGCATCACCGATGGCCGCGCATGGGTCGCGGTCGAGGATGAAGGGGAAGGGCTGACGCCCGATCAGGCCGACCGCGTTTTCGAAAAGTTCGAGCGGCTTGGCCGTAGCGGCGACGGCGGCAGCGGGCTTGGTCTGTATATTTCGCGGCGGCTGGCGCGCGCGATGGACGGGGATCTGATGGTCGAACGTGCCGAAAGCGGCGGTGCGCGCTTTGTGCTGACGCTGCCCGCCCGCGATTGA
- a CDS encoding Hpt domain-containing protein, with protein MAYLGEGIDANLALVSGDDAALFLELRAAFIESAAQQLDLMRRSRCDGNWQIAAMRLKGLAASFHAEQLIVLAEEALEAAPGEPGILRRIERFITDLSSDRD; from the coding sequence ATGGCCTACCTCGGCGAAGGAATCGACGCGAATCTGGCGCTTGTTTCGGGCGACGATGCCGCTTTGTTCCTTGAATTGCGGGCCGCGTTCATCGAAAGCGCGGCACAGCAGCTTGACCTGATGCGACGTTCGCGATGCGATGGAAACTGGCAGATCGCAGCCATGCGCCTGAAGGGGCTTGCCGCCAGTTTTCATGCCGAACAGCTTATCGTCCTCGCCGAAGAGGCGCTTGAGGCCGCACCGGGGGAACCCGGCATCCTGCGACGAATAGAGCGTTTTATCACCGATCTTTCGTCCGACCGCGATTGA